Proteins from one Pseudomonas grandcourensis genomic window:
- a CDS encoding ATPase yields the protein MKLALVSTLTMAALLAGCSIPTAPTAVSSLDGVFTEPVGRSNATRIPNGSQVSLGVVYSRNTQANRAYLQDYQANAGTGFGQSLLVQPIHDAYVATSKPDLAVDWVKASLQRQFGSVTVYPDMQSLKAAKPDVVAIVDSRSQLITSRSSDVESRVSADFYDRDFNYIGTAQGHDAKALSPVWADYKRSEEIVADINEQQTVQVRALQKFDQSLNSMMTHPTNNLSTIETATDRKTF from the coding sequence ATGAAACTTGCGCTTGTCAGTACGTTGACGATGGCCGCTCTCTTGGCTGGCTGCTCGATTCCCACGGCACCTACCGCAGTCTCTTCACTGGACGGAGTCTTCACCGAACCGGTGGGCCGCAGCAACGCGACCCGCATCCCCAACGGCAGCCAGGTGTCGCTGGGCGTCGTGTACAGCCGCAACACCCAGGCCAACCGTGCCTATCTTCAGGACTACCAGGCCAACGCCGGCACCGGTTTCGGCCAGAGCCTGCTGGTACAACCGATTCACGATGCCTATGTCGCCACCTCGAAACCCGATCTGGCAGTGGACTGGGTCAAGGCTTCGCTGCAACGCCAGTTTGGTTCAGTGACGGTTTACCCGGACATGCAAAGCCTCAAGGCCGCAAAACCGGATGTGGTGGCCATCGTCGACAGCCGCAGCCAATTGATCACTTCACGCAGTTCGGATGTCGAGTCCAGAGTCAGCGCGGATTTCTATGATCGCGACTTCAACTACATCGGGACTGCACAAGGTCATGACGCCAAAGCGCTCAGTCCGGTATGGGCCGACTACAAGCGCAGTGAAGAGATCGTTGCCGATATCAATGAGCAACAAACTGTGCAGGTACGGGCGTTGCAGAAGTTTGACCAGTCGCTCAATAGTATGATGACCCACCCGACAAACAACCTTTCGACAATTGAAACCGCAACAGACCGCAAGACCTTCTGA
- a CDS encoding cupin domain-containing protein, with product MNVLRFCAAPLAALALMSCASAFAHDPSEKVTVLQDEMLKNVPGKKALMIEVDYQPGQSSIAHKHDGTTMAYVLSGEITSQVKGQPAKTYKPGEFWYEPAGSEHMVSKNASATQPAKLLVFMVLASDEKVLIPLEH from the coding sequence ATGAACGTGTTGCGCTTCTGTGCTGCCCCCCTTGCCGCCCTGGCCCTGATGTCTTGCGCATCGGCCTTTGCCCATGACCCTTCGGAAAAGGTCACCGTCTTGCAGGACGAAATGCTGAAGAACGTCCCCGGCAAGAAAGCGCTGATGATCGAAGTCGATTACCAACCCGGTCAGTCTTCCATCGCCCACAAACACGACGGCACCACCATGGCCTATGTCCTTTCCGGAGAAATCACCTCCCAGGTGAAGGGCCAGCCAGCGAAAACCTACAAGCCCGGAGAGTTCTGGTATGAGCCGGCGGGTTCGGAGCACATGGTGTCGAAAAACGCCAGCGCGACCCAGCCGGCCAAGTTGTTGGTGTTCATGGTATTGGCCTCCGATGAAAAAGTGTTGATCCCACTGGAACACTGA
- a CDS encoding antibiotic biosynthesis monooxygenase family protein, which translates to MSHEVINTVQVQAVAGRSDELGKQLQKIVETLRELPGCESYMVDRCPEDTNRWTVSAHWQSEAAMRSHFNCPQVQGFISLIDSQLANAVDFNSFPIV; encoded by the coding sequence ATGTCCCATGAAGTGATCAATACCGTACAGGTGCAGGCCGTCGCCGGCCGCTCGGATGAACTGGGTAAGCAACTGCAGAAGATTGTCGAAACCCTGCGTGAACTTCCCGGCTGCGAATCCTATATGGTCGACCGCTGCCCCGAGGACACCAATCGCTGGACCGTCAGCGCCCACTGGCAATCGGAAGCGGCCATGCGATCGCATTTCAACTGCCCTCAAGTCCAGGGCTTCATCAGCCTGATCGACAGCCAGTTGGCCAATGCCGTGGACTTCAACAGTTTTCCGATCGTTTAA
- a CDS encoding PLP-dependent aminotransferase family protein — protein sequence MELHVVINGRKDLAGQLYNQLRSAIESGRLAAGAQLPPSRLLAEQLGISRKTISDTYAQLTYENFLTGVVGKGTYVNARSSKVQRKQSHTELGGFEVIESWRKLPVFLRHPTLEGSLRYDFIGGATSKGQFPQDDWRRCTSHALRQIASSKGLYSLPEGLPALRNAIAQHIAFSRGVNCQDEDVVVCNGAQQALDLIARVLISPGSLVAMEDPGYPPARLLFGTHGATVIGVPVDAEGIVVDRIPRGTRLIYVTPSHQFPLGMPMSQARREALLAKAHELGAIIIEDDYDSEFRYEGRPTDSLQSLDERGIVAYVGTFSKTLLPELRLGYAILPPAILEAVVRAKQLTDLHTSTLPQWALAKFIAEGCLLKHIRRCHTVYAGRRERILMRMAGDLSPWLEAVPSTAGFHMVVMCKVPMDIPLVIELAKKVEVGLYAIDSFFYQQAPKAGLFFGFGAIETLDIDIALDRLRDILQQVA from the coding sequence ATGGAACTACATGTTGTCATCAACGGCCGCAAGGACCTGGCCGGCCAGCTGTACAACCAACTGCGCAGCGCCATCGAGTCCGGGCGCCTGGCCGCCGGGGCGCAACTGCCGCCCAGCCGCTTGCTGGCCGAACAACTGGGTATTTCGCGCAAGACCATTTCCGACACTTACGCCCAGCTGACCTACGAAAACTTCCTCACCGGGGTGGTCGGCAAAGGCACCTACGTCAACGCACGCTCGTCGAAGGTGCAGCGTAAACAGAGCCACACCGAGCTTGGCGGCTTCGAGGTGATCGAGTCCTGGCGCAAACTGCCGGTGTTTCTGCGTCATCCGACCCTGGAAGGCTCGCTGCGCTACGACTTCATTGGTGGCGCCACCAGCAAGGGCCAGTTCCCCCAGGATGACTGGCGGCGCTGCACCTCCCATGCGCTGCGCCAGATTGCCAGTTCCAAGGGCTTGTACAGCTTGCCCGAGGGCTTGCCGGCGCTGCGTAACGCCATTGCGCAGCACATCGCGTTCTCCCGCGGGGTCAATTGTCAGGATGAGGATGTGGTGGTGTGCAACGGCGCGCAACAGGCGCTGGACCTGATTGCCCGGGTGCTGATCAGTCCGGGCAGCCTGGTCGCCATGGAGGACCCCGGCTACCCGCCGGCGCGCCTGCTGTTCGGCACCCATGGCGCCACGGTGATCGGTGTACCGGTGGACGCCGAAGGCATTGTGGTGGACCGGATTCCTCGCGGCACTCGCCTGATCTATGTCACCCCGTCGCACCAGTTCCCCCTGGGCATGCCCATGAGCCAGGCGCGCCGGGAAGCACTGCTGGCCAAGGCCCATGAGCTGGGTGCGATCATCATCGAGGACGACTACGACAGCGAATTCCGCTATGAAGGCCGCCCCACCGACTCCCTGCAAAGCCTGGATGAACGGGGGATCGTCGCGTACGTCGGGACGTTCTCCAAAACCCTGTTGCCGGAACTGCGGCTCGGTTATGCCATCCTGCCGCCAGCGATCCTTGAGGCCGTGGTGCGCGCCAAACAGCTCACCGACCTGCACACCTCGACCCTGCCGCAATGGGCGCTGGCCAAGTTCATCGCCGAAGGCTGCCTGCTCAAGCACATCCGTCGCTGCCATACGGTCTATGCCGGGCGCCGCGAGCGGATCCTGATGCGCATGGCCGGCGACCTCTCGCCCTGGCTGGAGGCGGTGCCGTCCACCGCCGGCTTCCACATGGTGGTGATGTGCAAAGTACCGATGGATATTCCATTGGTGATCGAACTGGCAAAAAAAGTCGAAGTCGGGCTCTATGCCATCGACAGCTTTTTCTATCAGCAAGCGCCCAAGGCCGGGCTTTTCTTCGGTTTTGGCGCCATCGAAACCCTCGACATCGACATCGCCCTGGACCGTTTGCGCGACATCCTGCAACAGGTGGCCTGA
- a CDS encoding carboxymuconolactone decarboxylase family protein, which yields MNPRLDYYSASPKAMKAMIAMEALTSSLSIEQGLLHLIKIRASQLNGCAFCTDMHSVDARRLGESDRRLYSIVVWRDSNFFNPRERAALAWTEAVTLLSESHVPDDVYAQTLEQFSECETVDLTIAVTTINSWNRLAVSFRQTPSA from the coding sequence ATGAACCCCCGTCTGGATTACTACAGCGCGTCCCCCAAGGCGATGAAAGCCATGATCGCCATGGAGGCCCTGACCAGCAGCCTGAGCATCGAGCAGGGCCTGCTGCACCTGATCAAGATTCGTGCTTCGCAGCTCAATGGCTGTGCCTTTTGCACCGACATGCACTCGGTGGATGCACGGCGCCTGGGCGAAAGCGACCGGCGCCTGTATTCCATAGTGGTCTGGCGCGACAGCAACTTTTTCAATCCCCGGGAAAGAGCCGCACTGGCCTGGACCGAGGCGGTCACCTTGCTCTCCGAAAGCCACGTGCCGGACGATGTCTATGCCCAGACCCTGGAGCAGTTCAGTGAATGCGAAACGGTCGACCTGACCATCGCCGTCACCACCATCAACAGCTGGAATCGCCTGGCCGTGAGCTTCCGGCAGACACCCAGCGCCTGA
- a CDS encoding LysR family transcriptional regulator, with translation MSFMETGTHQGAAEYRVTIDKNASWRQLAAGIDPELALCFTVSARCGCFMQAARSLNIKATRLRRQLVLLETQLQCSLFNHSDNGFSLSRDGLRLHAQLIALAHERNLPVIEQPLIRLAVADSILHDILGRDLVALLRRNASVRLDIMTLDSELALQAVSADVVVWLGETGSPLPGPSFATTEPRRLAQLDYLPHIAKRYSRVASRPECLDDLADFLLVQWRQDSQVESFRPWHALVDQRLAGAVQLQSWELMLEMIRCSACIGLLPHYMSHFDRGLIALPGLFGQPMQRQVWMAVNADSGDNAQVRMVVELIEHTFSERREWFES, from the coding sequence ATGTCATTCATGGAAACCGGCACCCACCAGGGCGCTGCCGAGTATCGTGTAACCATCGATAAAAACGCGTCATGGCGCCAGCTGGCGGCGGGTATCGACCCCGAACTGGCGCTGTGTTTCACCGTCAGCGCCCGTTGCGGTTGCTTCATGCAGGCCGCCCGCAGTCTCAACATCAAGGCCACTCGTCTGCGCAGGCAACTGGTGCTGCTGGAAACGCAGCTCCAGTGTTCGCTGTTCAACCATTCTGACAATGGTTTCAGCCTCAGCCGCGATGGCTTGCGTTTGCACGCCCAACTGATCGCCCTGGCCCATGAGCGCAACCTGCCGGTCATCGAGCAGCCGTTGATTCGCCTGGCCGTGGCGGATTCGATCCTGCATGACATTCTCGGGCGTGACCTGGTTGCACTGCTGCGGCGCAACGCCAGCGTGCGGCTGGACATCATGACCCTCGACAGCGAGCTGGCATTGCAGGCGGTCAGCGCCGACGTGGTGGTGTGGCTGGGGGAGACGGGATCGCCGTTGCCGGGGCCGAGCTTTGCCACCACCGAACCCCGACGTCTGGCGCAACTGGATTACCTGCCGCACATTGCCAAGCGCTATTCGCGGGTTGCTTCCAGGCCGGAATGCCTGGATGACCTGGCCGATTTTCTCCTGGTGCAATGGCGGCAGGACAGCCAGGTCGAAAGCTTCCGGCCATGGCATGCACTGGTGGATCAGCGCCTGGCGGGAGCGGTGCAGCTGCAATCCTGGGAGCTGATGCTGGAGATGATCCGTTGCAGTGCCTGCATCGGCCTGCTGCCGCACTACATGAGCCACTTTGACCGCGGGCTGATTGCCTTGCCGGGCCTGTTTGGCCAGCCGATGCAGCGTCAGGTGTGGATGGCGGTCAACGCCGACTCAGGGGACAACGCGCAGGTACGGATGGTCGTCGAGTTGATCGAACACACCTTCAGCGAGCGCCGGGAGTGGTTCGAAAGCTGA
- a CDS encoding GNAT family N-acetyltransferase, with amino-acid sequence MPVTEPVITLERFNESHIEGIAALYNDPAIARQTLQMPFQPTELWRSRLALDNERLVKVVALHQGTVIGNIGLEQFSRIRRTHAGSFGMGVAVAWQGKGVGSKLLATALDIADNWMNLQRIELSVYADNEAAIALYRKFGFETEGLFRDYAVRDGGLVDTLSMARLRRPPKAG; translated from the coding sequence ATGCCAGTCACCGAACCTGTCATCACCCTCGAACGCTTCAACGAATCCCATATCGAAGGCATTGCGGCGTTGTACAACGATCCGGCAATCGCCCGTCAAACCCTGCAAATGCCGTTTCAGCCCACCGAACTCTGGCGCAGTCGCCTGGCGCTGGATAACGAACGCCTGGTGAAAGTGGTGGCTTTGCATCAAGGGACGGTCATCGGCAACATTGGCCTGGAACAGTTCTCACGCATTCGTCGCACCCATGCCGGCAGTTTCGGCATGGGTGTTGCGGTGGCGTGGCAGGGCAAGGGCGTTGGGTCGAAGTTGCTCGCGACGGCGCTGGATATCGCCGACAACTGGATGAATCTGCAGCGCATCGAGCTGTCGGTGTACGCCGACAACGAAGCGGCCATTGCCCTGTACCGCAAGTTCGGCTTCGAAACCGAGGGCCTGTTCCGTGATTACGCCGTGCGCGACGGGGGGCTGGTCGACACCTTGAGCATGGCGCGCCTGCGCCGCCCGCCCAAGGCCGGTTGA
- a CDS encoding tetratricopeptide repeat protein produces MPKHKNKAATPNPDSQPTLINRYLFPVTIGILLLAVAGIGWFLLGSTPTPLKPVPVSAPVVQPAKPQPVAVAPAKMVDEQQCQGCHGEQVKDWQGSHHQLAMQQANADTLLGDFNNVTFKAEKETTVFSRKGDEFWVNTPGIDGRNADFKVAYTFGIAPLQQYLIEIGEGRLQALAVAWDTEKHRWFHLYPGQGVTFKNPLHWSKPSQNANFMCVECHTTGYKRNFDAAKNTFDSHWNSLGVGCQACHGPASSHLEWTAKKTDLIHAGFAVDLKDKNATVEIETCARCHSRRAPLDDGYTVGKRLMDDYLPSVLTRELYALDGKIKDEVFEHGSFAQSKMFDKGVRCSNCHNPHSTQLKAPGNGVCLQCHNTAGKTTVEGVDGKGLQAKNYDSIEHTRHTMGQPGSQCVDCHMPGKFYMGNDFRHDHSFSIPNPERAKKLGTPDACLTCHQGKAGDKVTEQFKLWNTANASAVQAPRYDESLWLIRNGQAGAAQALFEQLQRSNLPAIQRATLLAELPAYPSEQALKLATKDLGNPASQVRESAVRAVSAFLPPAERAPLLTPLLSDPVRAVRIAVARDLLSVARNGLGSVQDSWNAAIAEYEAVQKSLAERAEANLNLAMLYQADGRSAEVEALLRTALQRDPDFYPALVTLVQWLEANGRNQEAHALLAQSLKDHPDSGLLQHTQGLALIRAGQAAQAMPYLRKAAQLEPQSGQFGYVLAVALHDSGKIDQACAELERLLKEQPSNRNARLSLIQYYLDNGQEPKAQVLLQGWKKMNMGDPALK; encoded by the coding sequence ATGCCGAAACATAAAAATAAAGCTGCAACCCCAAACCCTGATTCGCAACCGACCCTGATCAACCGTTACCTGTTCCCTGTCACCATCGGCATCCTGCTGCTGGCCGTGGCGGGCATCGGCTGGTTTTTGCTGGGCAGTACACCGACGCCGCTCAAGCCAGTCCCCGTCAGCGCCCCTGTCGTGCAACCGGCCAAACCGCAACCGGTCGCTGTCGCGCCTGCGAAAATGGTCGATGAGCAACAATGCCAGGGCTGCCACGGCGAGCAAGTCAAGGACTGGCAAGGCTCCCATCACCAACTGGCGATGCAGCAAGCCAACGCGGACACCCTGCTCGGCGACTTCAACAACGTCACCTTCAAGGCCGAGAAAGAGACCACGGTGTTCTCGCGCAAAGGCGACGAATTCTGGGTCAACACGCCGGGAATCGATGGCAGGAATGCCGATTTCAAGGTGGCCTACACCTTTGGCATCGCTCCCTTGCAGCAATACCTTATCGAGATTGGCGAAGGCCGGCTCCAGGCCCTCGCCGTGGCCTGGGATACCGAGAAGCACCGCTGGTTTCACCTCTATCCGGGCCAGGGCGTGACCTTCAAGAACCCGCTGCACTGGAGCAAACCGAGCCAGAACGCCAACTTCATGTGCGTCGAGTGCCACACCACCGGTTACAAGCGCAATTTCGATGCGGCGAAAAACACCTTCGACAGTCACTGGAACAGCCTCGGTGTCGGCTGCCAGGCCTGCCATGGCCCGGCGTCCAGTCACCTGGAATGGACCGCGAAGAAAACCGACCTGATCCATGCCGGCTTTGCCGTCGATCTCAAGGACAAGAACGCCACCGTCGAAATCGAAACCTGCGCCCGCTGCCACTCGCGTCGTGCGCCACTGGACGATGGTTACACGGTCGGTAAGCGCCTGATGGACGACTACCTGCCGAGCGTCCTGACCCGCGAGCTGTACGCGCTGGACGGCAAGATCAAGGACGAAGTGTTCGAACACGGCTCCTTTGCCCAGAGCAAAATGTTCGACAAGGGCGTACGTTGCAGCAACTGCCACAACCCCCACAGCACGCAGCTAAAGGCGCCTGGCAATGGCGTGTGCCTGCAATGTCACAACACCGCCGGCAAAACCACTGTGGAAGGTGTCGACGGCAAGGGCCTGCAAGCGAAAAACTACGACTCCATCGAACACACTCGCCACACCATGGGCCAGCCGGGTTCGCAGTGCGTGGATTGCCACATGCCCGGCAAGTTCTACATGGGCAACGACTTCCGCCATGACCACAGCTTCAGCATCCCCAACCCCGAGCGGGCGAAAAAGCTGGGGACACCTGACGCCTGCCTGACCTGTCACCAAGGCAAGGCCGGCGACAAGGTCACCGAGCAGTTCAAGTTGTGGAACACCGCCAACGCCAGCGCCGTACAAGCCCCGCGCTACGATGAAAGCCTGTGGCTGATTCGCAACGGTCAGGCCGGCGCCGCCCAGGCATTGTTCGAACAATTGCAACGCAGCAACCTGCCGGCGATTCAACGGGCGACGCTGCTGGCCGAACTGCCGGCGTACCCGAGCGAACAGGCGTTGAAACTGGCCACCAAGGACCTGGGTAACCCGGCGTCTCAGGTTCGCGAGAGCGCGGTGCGAGCGGTCAGCGCCTTCCTGCCGCCAGCGGAGCGCGCGCCATTGCTGACGCCGTTGCTGAGCGACCCGGTGCGGGCCGTGCGCATCGCCGTCGCCCGGGACTTGCTCAGCGTGGCACGCAATGGTCTGGGCAGCGTTCAGGACAGCTGGAATGCCGCCATCGCCGAGTACGAAGCGGTACAGAAGAGTCTGGCCGAGCGTGCCGAGGCCAACCTGAACCTGGCCATGCTCTATCAGGCCGATGGCCGCAGCGCAGAAGTCGAAGCTTTGCTGCGAACCGCCCTGCAACGCGATCCCGACTTCTACCCGGCGCTGGTCACCCTGGTGCAATGGCTGGAGGCCAACGGTCGCAATCAGGAAGCCCATGCCCTGCTGGCGCAAAGCCTCAAGGACCACCCTGACTCAGGCCTGCTGCAACACACCCAGGGCCTTGCGCTGATTCGTGCGGGCCAGGCCGCTCAAGCCATGCCGTACCTGCGCAAAGCCGCGCAACTGGAGCCACAGAGCGGACAGTTCGGCTATGTGCTGGCGGTGGCCCTGCATGACAGCGGCAAGATTGACCAGGCGTGCGCAGAACTGGAACGGCTGTTGAAAGAACAACCGTCCAACCGCAATGCCCGCTTGTCGTTGATCCAGTACTACCTGGACAACGGCCAGGAGCCCAAGGCCCAGGTGCTGTTGCAGGGCTGGAAGAAAATGAACATGGGGGATCCGGCGTTGAAATGA
- a CDS encoding fused MFS/spermidine synthase: MTSRVASKSSAIPAPQVASPALLIPALLLFVSGAAALVYQVLWIKQLSLVVGVEVYAITTGISAFFAGLALGGLLFGRWADRMQQPVVLYAGLEVLVAILGVGATFAMSLAASPFAWLEEHVGLLAWVLPFALVGIPALLMGGTLPVLVRSLATDPQHLGKAGGQLYAANTAGAIAGTLLAAFLLIATLGVRGSALAAAMLNLLAAAGALWFQRQRVAPVDAPVKHHTDKAPDRLALWLYSIAGGVALGYEVVWSQSIVQFMSTRTYAFAVVLATYLTGLFLGSMLLARRVDRLRDPWGMFGLLIAAAGAIALLEVALLGRWLVLAQTLTEGWVLSLGGSELAGMSTRFAVAALSIVFVPTLLLGAAFPLALRLSVGGEQVGRNVGEVVAFNTLGGIVGVMLCGFVLIPMLGLVRTLGLLAMIAAGIAYLAVRKGHGVKKGRRQAVVAIGLVSLALAVFTPVNKLASLLPGARNGTLTFYEEGRGGTVAVVTQGKGERAFQRLYIQGVSNTGDAMPSLRYMRIQALLPLLIHNGEPRSALVIGFGTGITAGALTRYPGLEHRVVAELLPSVVKAAPLFKGNFNAAADPGVDVRLRDGRQELLRNPQRYDLITLEPPPPSAAGVVNLYSRDFYQLAASRLHKQGLVAQWLPLPTQNIDDSRSLVRSFLDVFPYATLWTSEFHEMLLVGSIEPIELDAAKINARFQQDSVRSTLQDVGVGSAAALLATWVTDRGGLERFAGDAQPVTDDQPRIEYAPWVRSKEIIRVLPALLDLHQPPAVLNADAGFIERMNTQQQRLMQFYRASLHAYDGDRDAWARDMREVMRGDSGNPYYRWFVGE, encoded by the coding sequence ATGACCTCACGTGTCGCCAGCAAGTCGTCGGCCATACCTGCCCCTCAAGTCGCTTCCCCGGCGCTGTTGATCCCCGCCCTGTTGCTGTTTGTCTCCGGCGCCGCCGCACTGGTGTATCAGGTGTTGTGGATCAAGCAGCTGTCGCTGGTGGTAGGTGTCGAGGTCTATGCCATCACCACCGGGATCAGCGCGTTCTTTGCGGGGCTGGCCTTGGGTGGTTTGTTGTTCGGGCGCTGGGCGGACCGGATGCAGCAACCGGTTGTGCTGTACGCCGGGCTGGAAGTGCTGGTGGCGATACTCGGTGTTGGCGCGACGTTCGCCATGAGCCTGGCGGCCAGCCCCTTTGCCTGGCTGGAAGAACACGTGGGTTTGCTGGCCTGGGTGCTGCCGTTCGCGCTGGTGGGTATTCCCGCACTGTTGATGGGCGGCACCCTGCCGGTACTGGTTCGTTCCCTGGCCACCGACCCGCAACACCTGGGCAAGGCCGGCGGGCAACTGTATGCGGCGAACACCGCCGGGGCCATCGCCGGCACCCTGCTCGCCGCGTTCTTGCTGATTGCCACTCTCGGTGTGCGCGGCAGCGCGCTGGCCGCCGCCATGCTGAACCTGCTGGCCGCAGCTGGGGCCTTGTGGTTCCAGCGCCAGCGCGTGGCACCCGTCGATGCCCCGGTGAAACATCACACTGACAAAGCCCCCGACCGCCTGGCCCTTTGGCTTTACTCCATTGCCGGCGGCGTAGCCCTGGGCTACGAAGTGGTGTGGTCGCAATCGATCGTGCAATTCATGAGTACCCGCACCTACGCCTTTGCCGTGGTGCTGGCGACTTACCTCACCGGGTTGTTCCTGGGCAGCATGCTGCTGGCCCGTCGGGTCGATCGCCTGCGCGATCCCTGGGGGATGTTCGGTTTGCTGATCGCCGCAGCCGGTGCCATTGCCCTGCTGGAAGTGGCGTTGCTCGGACGCTGGCTGGTGCTTGCACAAACCCTGACGGAAGGCTGGGTATTGTCATTGGGCGGCAGTGAGCTGGCGGGCATGAGCACACGCTTTGCCGTGGCCGCCTTGAGCATCGTGTTTGTACCGACCCTGTTGCTGGGGGCAGCGTTCCCGTTGGCCCTGCGCTTGAGTGTCGGCGGTGAACAGGTGGGGCGTAATGTCGGCGAAGTCGTCGCGTTCAATACCCTTGGCGGGATTGTCGGCGTGATGCTCTGCGGCTTTGTCCTGATCCCGATGCTGGGTCTGGTGCGGACCCTGGGACTGCTGGCGATGATCGCCGCCGGTATCGCGTACCTCGCCGTGCGCAAGGGCCATGGGGTGAAGAAAGGCCGGCGTCAGGCGGTGGTTGCCATCGGCCTGGTGTCCCTGGCACTCGCCGTGTTCACGCCGGTCAACAAGCTCGCCAGCCTGCTGCCGGGCGCGCGCAACGGCACGCTGACATTCTACGAAGAAGGCCGTGGCGGCACCGTCGCCGTGGTCACCCAGGGCAAGGGCGAACGAGCATTCCAGCGTTTGTACATTCAGGGCGTGTCCAATACCGGCGACGCCATGCCGTCCCTGCGCTACATGCGCATCCAGGCGCTGCTGCCCCTGTTGATCCACAACGGTGAGCCGCGCTCGGCACTGGTGATCGGTTTCGGTACCGGCATCACCGCGGGCGCCCTGACCCGCTACCCCGGCCTGGAACATCGCGTGGTCGCCGAACTGCTGCCTTCGGTGGTCAAGGCAGCCCCCTTGTTCAAGGGCAATTTCAATGCCGCGGCCGATCCGGGTGTCGATGTGCGCTTGCGTGACGGTCGCCAGGAACTGCTGCGCAATCCGCAGCGATACGACCTGATCACCCTCGAACCGCCGCCGCCCTCCGCTGCTGGCGTGGTCAACCTGTATTCCCGGGACTTCTACCAACTGGCCGCCAGCCGTTTGCACAAACAAGGCCTGGTTGCCCAATGGCTGCCGCTGCCGACGCAGAACATCGACGACTCGCGCTCACTGGTGCGCAGCTTCCTCGACGTGTTCCCTTACGCGACCCTGTGGACCAGCGAATTCCACGAGATGCTGCTGGTGGGTTCGATTGAGCCGATTGAACTGGATGCGGCGAAGATCAACGCACGCTTCCAGCAGGACAGCGTGCGCAGCACCTTGCAGGATGTCGGCGTCGGTTCGGCCGCGGCGTTGCTCGCCACCTGGGTGACTGACCGTGGGGGGCTTGAACGCTTCGCTGGCGATGCGCAACCGGTGACGGACGATCAGCCGAGGATCGAATACGCGCCCTGGGTTCGCTCGAAAGAGATTATCCGCGTGTTGCCCGCCCTGCTCGACTTGCACCAGCCGCCAGCCGTGTTGAACGCCGACGCCGGGTTCATCGAGCGCATGAACACCCAGCAACAACGCCTGATGCAGTTCTATCGGGCGAGCCTGCATGCGTACGACGGTGACCGTGACGCTTGGGCCAGGGATATGCGCGAGGTGATGCGCGGGGATTCCGGGAATCCGTATTACCGGTGGTTTGTCGGGGAGTGA